A single region of the Microbulbifer sp. MKSA007 genome encodes:
- a CDS encoding STAS domain-containing protein → MQSGQIMVGAHQGIYVIKLVGDVRLNLCTSFDSFIDNMFARGDFAGVAFDLGGAEGVDSTTLGLMAKIAIRALERGCDKPLVFSAGKGIRHLLDAMGFDSLVEISDTVHDLSVPTTPLVCNSPDECAAREKVLEAHRVLMSMNEQNAETFRDLVHTLERECSPVAKSSAHYH, encoded by the coding sequence ATGCAGTCCGGGCAAATTATGGTTGGGGCCCACCAGGGCATCTACGTCATCAAGTTAGTAGGTGATGTTCGTCTCAACCTTTGTACCTCATTTGATAGCTTTATCGACAACATGTTTGCACGGGGTGATTTTGCCGGAGTGGCATTTGATCTCGGTGGTGCAGAAGGTGTCGATAGTACGACTCTCGGCCTGATGGCGAAGATTGCTATTCGCGCTCTGGAGCGGGGCTGTGATAAGCCGTTGGTATTCTCTGCGGGTAAAGGTATCCGCCACCTGTTGGACGCTATGGGCTTTGATTCGTTGGTTGAAATCAGCGATACGGTCCACGATTTGAGCGTACCCACCACGCCTTTGGTATGTAATAGCCCTGACGAATGTGCTGCGCGGGAAAAGGTGTTGGAAGCTCACCGGGTATTGATGAGCATGAACGAGCAAAACGCCGAGACTTTTCGCGACTTGGTACATACCCTTGAGCGAGAATGTTCCCCGGTTGCCAAATCTTCGGCGCATTATCACTAG
- a CDS encoding peptide MFS transporter produces the protein MQEIKPKPPASAGQLFGHPKGLFLLFGTEMWERLSYYGMRGIFVFYLTSTATAAVFGWEQLTDTELQSKALSYLGWYAMLVYLTPIIGGWMADNRWGQRRCIMFGGTLMMLGQFALGFPHDWLPNGSQIYMLWIGLALLIIGNGFFKPNISTMVGDLYEEGDHRRDTAFTIFYMGINLGSILGYLLVGWIGEKVDYQLAFIVAGLGMLAGLILQLTQAKRYLGEIGVEPSAHLELKDKKDEDVDKRRPLTQEERDRIKVILVLGVFIVIFWAGFEQAAGSMNLFAKYRTDLNVLGWEIPASWLQMVNPLFIIILAPIMASIWVGMGDREPSSPAKFSLGLVFLGVGFLSMCGAALQIGDSETIKASIWWLVFAYIFHTIGELCLSPIGLSVVTKLSPLRYLSLMMGLWFAFIGIANKGAAEIGKLVGVSGPLATFGGVALAAIIAGIILYFIREKLVDWMHGAEEVHVKVGETTKEELSITADHDGVPPKHFSGNDK, from the coding sequence ATGCAAGAGATCAAGCCCAAGCCCCCCGCCAGCGCAGGCCAGCTGTTTGGCCACCCCAAAGGACTCTTCCTGTTGTTTGGTACTGAGATGTGGGAACGTCTCAGCTACTACGGCATGCGTGGTATTTTTGTCTTCTACCTGACCTCTACAGCGACTGCCGCAGTCTTCGGCTGGGAACAACTGACCGATACCGAATTGCAATCCAAAGCCCTCAGCTACCTGGGCTGGTATGCAATGCTGGTCTACCTAACCCCCATTATTGGCGGTTGGATGGCAGATAATCGCTGGGGCCAGCGCCGCTGTATTATGTTCGGCGGCACCTTGATGATGCTGGGGCAGTTCGCCCTGGGATTCCCCCACGATTGGCTGCCAAATGGCAGCCAAATTTATATGCTATGGATCGGGTTAGCCTTACTGATTATCGGCAACGGTTTCTTCAAGCCAAATATCTCTACCATGGTCGGGGACCTTTACGAGGAAGGTGACCACCGCCGGGATACCGCCTTTACCATTTTTTATATGGGCATCAACCTGGGCTCTATCCTCGGTTACCTACTGGTGGGCTGGATTGGGGAAAAGGTGGATTACCAGCTGGCCTTTATCGTCGCTGGCCTTGGCATGTTAGCCGGCCTAATCCTGCAGTTGACCCAAGCCAAACGCTACCTGGGAGAAATCGGTGTAGAACCTTCTGCGCACCTGGAACTGAAAGACAAGAAAGATGAGGACGTCGATAAGCGCCGCCCGTTGACTCAAGAGGAGCGCGACCGCATCAAAGTTATTTTGGTGCTGGGTGTGTTTATCGTGATTTTTTGGGCTGGCTTTGAGCAAGCTGCCGGCTCAATGAACTTATTCGCCAAATATCGAACCGACCTGAATGTGCTGGGGTGGGAGATTCCCGCCAGTTGGCTGCAGATGGTTAACCCTCTGTTTATTATTATCCTCGCGCCGATTATGGCCAGTATCTGGGTAGGCATGGGAGACCGGGAACCCAGCTCACCGGCCAAATTCAGTTTGGGACTAGTTTTTCTCGGCGTGGGATTCTTATCCATGTGCGGTGCCGCCCTGCAAATTGGCGATTCAGAGACCATTAAAGCGAGTATTTGGTGGCTGGTATTTGCCTATATTTTCCACACCATTGGCGAACTTTGCCTATCGCCAATTGGGCTCTCTGTCGTAACTAAATTATCTCCGCTGCGCTATTTATCCCTGATGATGGGGCTTTGGTTTGCCTTTATTGGTATTGCCAACAAAGGAGCCGCAGAGATCGGTAAACTCGTTGGTGTATCCGGCCCACTCGCAACCTTTGGCGGAGTAGCCCTGGCCGCAATTATTGCCGGAATTATCCTGTACTTTATTCGCGAGAAACTGGTGGACTGGATGCACGGTGCAGAAGAGGTTCACGTAAAGGTGGGCGAAACCACCAAGGAGGAACTGAGCATCACCGCCGATCACGACGGTGTACCGCCGAAGCATTTTAGCGGTAATGACAAATAA
- the hrpA gene encoding ATP-dependent RNA helicase HrpA, with the protein MSHTEAEKVLGALQARISATMGRDRYGLRRTVKNVRRRQKEGKPVDRMLAQLEQQLQASETLVEERRRKLPEVQWPESLPVVARREEIAEQIERNQVVVIAGETGSGKTTQLPKICLSLGRGIFGQIGHTQPRRIAARTVANRIAEELGQPLGESVGYQVRFTDHSTEHTHVKLMTDGILLAEIQRDPLLNKYDTLIIDEAHERSLNIDFLLGYLKTILPKRPDLKLIITSATIDLEKFSRHFGDAPIIEVSGRTYPVEVHYRPAADTDADLNEQVVTAVEELLHEEKSSSRRGGDILVFMSGEREIRECAKALRDAQIAQLEVLPLYARLSLAEQAKVFHGHKGRRIVLATNVAETSITVPGIRYVIDPGTARVSRYSYRSKIQRLPIEPVSQASANQRAGRCGRVSAGVCVRLYEERDFEQRPEFTDAEILRTNLAAVILQMLQLRIGDIREFPFVDPPDPRLINDGYKLLQELQAVDEQGRVTKLGRSLSRLPLDPRLSRMLLAGAENGSARELLIIVAALAVQDPRERPAEKRQAADEKHRQWQHEQSDFLSFVQLWDAFEVQRQELSQNQLRKWCQKNFLSWLRMREWRDIHHQLRVACRDLEVKENKEPAEYEAIHRAIVVGLLGNIGARDENKEFNGCRNRRFHIFPGSGQFKKPPRWVVSAQLLETSRLFAHTVAKVEPEWILAAAQHLVKRNYFEPHFDARSGQVMAFEKVSLYGLVLVEKRRIPYGKLDPQTSREVFIRQALVEQRYRGKGRFYKHYLDLLKSLEELEAKSRRRDILVDDEVVYRFFDERIPADIVNLAGFEHWRKKAESSDTQLLFIPRDLLMQQSADHVGEAQFPNELQAGGIVYPLSYHFEPGSVDDGVSIQVPVAALHQVPAARLSWLVPGILRDKCIALVKALPKQWRKYFVPVPAAIDKALPRLRADNTPLWQSLALELKRQTAQQLPDEVWESAEQALEDYYRFNIQVMDEAGKLLDQDRDLALLQARYRDRVQQGLATAGDSFEREGISRWDFGNLPETHTLNQGGLKVRAYPALVEGKDSVSLKLLDNPSEARRLTRAGICRLALLHLPEKVKYLRKELLRGKELGLSAADLGRREEVADDILMAAVREVFWPKEELPRTEAEFLAALENDGDLVGVAQEIGDLLVKALAQLVPLRKQIKQQKNLAVAMAVGDIQQQLAGLFYRGCLFDTPLSWLRQYGRYLKAIAMRLEKAALDPNRDRKLQVEYQKAAEPYLAQVEKYSPRELSAEAELREFRWMLEEFRVSLFAQTLKTLMPVSSKRLSKSWAEIDGKGLLG; encoded by the coding sequence ATGAGTCACACCGAAGCAGAAAAAGTACTGGGGGCGCTGCAGGCCCGAATCTCCGCGACCATGGGGCGTGACCGCTATGGGTTGCGCAGGACTGTCAAAAATGTGCGCCGGCGCCAGAAAGAGGGCAAGCCGGTAGATCGCATGTTGGCCCAATTGGAGCAACAGCTCCAAGCGTCTGAGACCCTGGTGGAGGAGCGCCGGCGCAAGTTGCCGGAAGTGCAGTGGCCGGAGTCTTTGCCAGTGGTAGCGCGGCGGGAGGAAATCGCCGAGCAGATCGAGAGAAATCAGGTTGTAGTGATTGCCGGTGAAACCGGTTCTGGTAAAACCACTCAGTTACCAAAAATTTGCCTGTCACTGGGCCGGGGAATTTTCGGCCAGATCGGCCACACTCAGCCGCGCAGGATTGCCGCGCGCACTGTAGCCAATCGAATTGCTGAGGAACTGGGGCAGCCCCTGGGAGAGTCCGTCGGTTACCAGGTGCGCTTTACCGACCACAGCACCGAGCATACCCACGTCAAACTGATGACAGACGGTATCCTGCTGGCTGAAATTCAGCGCGATCCCCTGTTAAATAAATACGATACGTTGATCATCGATGAGGCCCATGAGCGCAGCCTTAATATTGATTTTCTGTTGGGCTATTTGAAAACCATACTGCCCAAGCGCCCTGACCTGAAACTGATAATTACCTCGGCCACCATCGACCTAGAAAAATTTTCCCGGCACTTTGGCGATGCGCCGATTATCGAGGTTTCCGGTCGTACCTACCCGGTGGAAGTTCACTATCGCCCCGCAGCGGATACGGATGCAGATCTCAACGAGCAGGTGGTCACTGCTGTGGAGGAGTTGCTGCACGAGGAAAAGTCCAGCAGTCGGCGCGGTGGGGATATCCTGGTATTTATGAGCGGCGAGCGGGAAATCCGCGAGTGCGCCAAGGCTTTGCGCGATGCACAGATAGCGCAATTGGAAGTGCTGCCCTTGTATGCCCGCTTGAGCCTTGCGGAGCAAGCCAAAGTTTTCCACGGCCATAAAGGCCGTCGCATTGTACTCGCTACCAATGTGGCAGAGACCTCTATTACGGTGCCCGGTATCCGCTATGTGATCGACCCGGGTACTGCACGAGTGAGCCGCTACAGCTACCGCAGTAAAATTCAGCGGCTGCCTATAGAGCCGGTTTCCCAGGCCAGCGCCAACCAGCGTGCCGGTCGCTGTGGCCGTGTCAGCGCCGGTGTTTGTGTGCGCTTGTATGAAGAGCGGGATTTTGAGCAGCGCCCGGAATTTACCGATGCGGAAATCCTGCGTACGAATCTGGCCGCAGTCATTCTGCAAATGTTGCAGTTGCGTATCGGTGATATCCGCGAGTTTCCATTTGTCGATCCGCCGGACCCACGACTGATTAATGACGGCTATAAATTGCTGCAGGAATTACAGGCGGTAGATGAGCAGGGCCGGGTCACTAAATTGGGGCGATCCCTATCTAGGTTGCCTTTAGACCCGCGCCTGAGCCGTATGTTATTGGCGGGGGCAGAGAATGGCAGTGCGCGGGAGCTCTTGATTATTGTCGCCGCTCTGGCCGTGCAGGACCCGCGCGAGCGCCCGGCAGAAAAGCGCCAGGCTGCGGATGAAAAGCATCGCCAGTGGCAACATGAACAATCGGATTTTTTATCCTTCGTTCAGCTGTGGGATGCCTTTGAAGTCCAGCGTCAGGAACTGAGTCAAAATCAGTTGCGCAAGTGGTGCCAGAAAAACTTCCTGTCCTGGCTGCGTATGCGCGAGTGGAGAGATATCCACCACCAGCTGCGTGTGGCCTGTCGCGATCTCGAAGTTAAAGAAAACAAAGAGCCGGCGGAATACGAAGCGATACACCGAGCCATCGTGGTGGGATTGCTGGGCAATATTGGCGCGCGGGATGAAAACAAGGAGTTTAACGGCTGCCGCAATCGTCGTTTCCATATTTTCCCAGGCTCCGGTCAATTTAAAAAACCTCCCCGCTGGGTGGTGTCTGCCCAGTTACTGGAGACCAGCCGCCTGTTCGCCCATACCGTAGCCAAGGTCGAGCCCGAGTGGATATTGGCCGCCGCGCAGCACCTGGTTAAGCGCAATTATTTTGAACCCCATTTTGACGCTCGCTCCGGGCAGGTAATGGCCTTTGAGAAGGTCTCCCTTTACGGTTTGGTGCTGGTGGAAAAACGCCGAATCCCCTACGGCAAACTGGACCCGCAAACTTCTCGGGAAGTGTTTATTCGCCAGGCGCTGGTGGAGCAACGCTATCGCGGTAAGGGCCGATTTTATAAGCACTATCTCGACCTGTTGAAGTCCCTGGAAGAGCTGGAAGCCAAATCCCGTCGCCGGGATATTCTGGTGGATGATGAAGTGGTGTACCGTTTCTTCGATGAGCGTATCCCAGCGGATATCGTCAACCTGGCTGGATTTGAGCACTGGCGCAAGAAAGCGGAATCCAGCGATACACAGCTGCTGTTTATTCCCCGCGACTTATTGATGCAGCAGAGTGCCGATCATGTGGGAGAGGCCCAATTCCCCAATGAGTTGCAGGCGGGCGGTATTGTCTATCCGCTCAGCTATCACTTTGAGCCTGGCAGTGTGGATGATGGCGTCAGTATCCAGGTGCCGGTTGCAGCGCTGCACCAGGTGCCGGCAGCTCGCCTCTCCTGGTTGGTGCCGGGAATCTTGCGGGACAAGTGCATCGCTCTGGTAAAAGCCCTGCCCAAGCAGTGGCGCAAGTATTTTGTGCCAGTGCCGGCTGCGATAGATAAGGCTTTGCCCCGACTGCGTGCAGACAATACCCCGTTGTGGCAGTCGTTGGCTCTGGAGCTGAAGCGCCAGACAGCGCAGCAGCTGCCAGATGAGGTATGGGAGTCTGCGGAACAGGCCCTGGAAGATTATTACCGTTTCAATATCCAGGTGATGGATGAAGCCGGTAAATTGCTGGATCAAGATCGGGATTTGGCCCTATTGCAGGCGCGCTACCGGGATCGGGTACAGCAGGGGCTGGCAACAGCTGGCGACAGTTTTGAGCGGGAGGGTATTTCCCGATGGGACTTCGGTAATCTTCCAGAGACCCACACCCTCAACCAGGGCGGGCTCAAGGTGCGGGCTTACCCCGCGCTGGTTGAAGGAAAAGACAGTGTTTCCCTGAAGCTACTGGATAACCCCAGTGAGGCTCGCAGGCTTACTCGCGCCGGTATTTGCCGTTTGGCTCTGTTGCACTTGCCGGAGAAGGTGAAGTATCTGCGCAAAGAGCTGTTGCGAGGCAAGGAGCTGGGGCTTTCTGCAGCGGATCTGGGGCGCCGTGAGGAGGTAGCTGACGACATCCTGATGGCAGCCGTGCGCGAAGTTTTCTGGCCCAAAGAGGAGTTGCCGCGCACCGAAGCTGAATTCCTGGCCGCTTTGGAAAATGACGGTGACTTGGTGGGGGTGGCCCAGGAGATTGGTGATCTGTTGGTCAAGGCCCTGGCTCAGCTGGTGCCACTGCGCAAACAAATCAAACAGCAGAAAAACCTGGCGGTCGCAATGGCGGTGGGGGATATCCAGCAGCAACTGGCTGGGCTCTTCTACCGAGGCTGCTTGTTTGATACTCCGCTGTCATGGCTGCGCCAGTACGGCCGCTATCTGAAGGCGATCGCAATGCGCTTGGAAAAGGCCGCTCTCGACCCTAACCGTGACCGAAAACTGCAAGTTGAATACCAGAAGGCGGCGGAGCCTTACTTGGCGCAAGTGGAGAAATATTCACCCAGAGAACTCTCTGCAGAGGCAGAATTGCGTGAGTTTCGCTGGATGTTGGAGGAATTTCGTGTTTCCTTATTCGCGCAGACTCTAAAAACCCTGATGCCGGTGTCATCCAAGCGCTTAAGCAAGTCATGGGCAGAAATTGATGGGAAAGGTTTGCTTGGTTGA
- a CDS encoding VacJ family lipoprotein — MLGSKTLSPWLMATLIAVTPVGALAQQDPFGGAAQNPAAVDTSGAEDASADDGGLSLEDEYGFDPADEFGGAEGEDLSLRDPWEGFNRAIFSFNDGADRYVLKPAAVSYRQITPIFVQHGVSNFFDNLREVTNTFNDVLQGKWGQAGNDAGRFLVNSTVGIVGILDVAQHMGLEQGDGEDFGQTLAVWGVPSGPYLVLPLLGPSTVRDTPARVVDYYTNPLTYVNDDATKYALKGTDIIQSRASLLQAESLLHGDRYVLLRDAYLQRRDYLIVDGEMDVQTEEEAAEAIDQGEVEEASDY; from the coding sequence GTGCTTGGAAGCAAAACTTTATCGCCCTGGTTAATGGCAACTCTGATAGCTGTTACTCCAGTAGGGGCGCTAGCGCAACAAGATCCGTTTGGTGGTGCAGCTCAAAACCCGGCTGCGGTAGATACCAGCGGAGCAGAGGATGCCAGTGCCGATGACGGGGGCCTGTCTCTCGAGGATGAGTACGGCTTTGATCCTGCCGATGAATTTGGTGGTGCCGAGGGCGAAGATTTATCACTTCGCGACCCCTGGGAAGGTTTTAATCGGGCCATATTCTCCTTCAACGATGGTGCAGATCGCTATGTGTTGAAGCCCGCCGCTGTCAGCTATCGCCAAATTACCCCGATTTTCGTGCAGCACGGTGTCAGCAACTTTTTCGACAATCTGCGCGAAGTTACCAATACTTTTAATGATGTTCTGCAGGGTAAATGGGGCCAAGCGGGCAATGACGCGGGTCGTTTCCTGGTGAATTCCACGGTAGGTATTGTCGGTATTCTGGATGTTGCCCAGCACATGGGTCTCGAGCAGGGTGATGGCGAGGACTTTGGCCAGACTTTGGCTGTTTGGGGTGTGCCTTCTGGCCCCTACCTGGTTTTGCCGCTACTGGGGCCATCCACTGTACGGGATACCCCAGCTAGGGTCGTGGATTACTACACCAACCCCTTGACCTATGTAAATGACGACGCGACCAAATATGCATTGAAGGGTACAGATATCATTCAGAGCCGTGCCAGCCTGCTGCAAGCGGAGTCCCTGTTGCATGGTGATCGCTATGTACTCTTGCGGGATGCTTACCTGCAGCGCCGCGACTATTTGATTGTCGATGGTGAAATGGATGTTCAAACCGAAGAAGAGGCCGCAGAGGCAATTGATCAGGGTGAAGTGGAAGAGGCTTCCGACTACTGA
- a CDS encoding SpoIIE family protein phosphatase — translation MAGPSSLVLTDDERSRNFLRGALSRFGFQVSVANNGEDGIGQFSPGAFHIVLIDRYLPDMSGLEVLRRIKRIAPEVAAVIIASDSAADDVLQAMRLGAKDYLVKPLEEAAAIDRMICRISGEENLAKQNREYKVTLERRNSELRDHVELLRRDQEAGRLLQQHLLPRTPYHYPSGVEASYRLVPSLYLSGDFVDYGLFGERFVAFYLVDVSGHGVSSALVTALIKHSIMHRLRERPLFAQLDSLSDDLLDVLNLVNGELLSTKLGKHASMFVGVVDSSARQLHYAVAGQIPMPALVSEAGADWLPGKGRPLGIFERGDWQVMRAELPPAWRLVACSDGVLELLQGDLLDKEAQLLQAISESGGELDRLCQSLKMDTFGALPDDITILTLGRQ, via the coding sequence ATGGCCGGCCCCAGTAGCCTGGTGCTTACCGACGATGAGCGCTCCCGCAATTTTTTGCGAGGGGCGCTTTCGCGTTTTGGCTTCCAGGTAAGTGTTGCCAACAACGGGGAAGATGGCATCGGCCAGTTCAGCCCCGGCGCTTTCCATATCGTATTGATTGATCGCTATTTGCCGGATATGAGTGGGCTGGAGGTGTTGCGGCGGATAAAGCGCATAGCCCCAGAGGTGGCTGCGGTAATTATTGCCTCAGATAGCGCTGCCGATGATGTACTCCAAGCGATGCGCCTTGGAGCCAAAGACTACCTGGTTAAACCCCTGGAAGAAGCAGCGGCTATTGATCGTATGATCTGCCGTATCAGCGGTGAAGAAAACCTGGCGAAGCAGAATCGCGAATATAAAGTGACCTTGGAGCGTCGCAACAGTGAACTGCGGGATCATGTGGAGCTGCTGCGCAGAGACCAGGAAGCTGGCCGTTTACTGCAACAGCATTTACTTCCCCGTACCCCCTATCACTACCCCAGCGGTGTGGAAGCATCCTACCGGCTGGTTCCCTCCCTGTACCTGAGCGGTGATTTTGTTGATTACGGCTTGTTCGGTGAGCGCTTTGTAGCCTTTTACCTGGTCGATGTGTCGGGCCATGGTGTCTCTTCTGCGCTGGTTACTGCCCTGATTAAGCACAGCATTATGCATCGTTTGCGGGAGCGCCCCTTATTTGCCCAGCTGGACTCCCTCAGTGATGACTTGCTGGATGTCCTTAATCTGGTCAATGGCGAGTTGTTATCCACAAAATTGGGCAAGCACGCCAGTATGTTTGTCGGGGTTGTGGATAGTAGTGCCCGGCAATTGCACTATGCCGTCGCCGGGCAAATACCTATGCCGGCCCTGGTTAGTGAGGCGGGTGCAGACTGGTTGCCGGGAAAAGGGCGTCCCCTGGGTATTTTTGAACGGGGTGATTGGCAAGTGATGCGTGCTGAGCTGCCGCCCGCTTGGCGCCTGGTCGCTTGTTCCGACGGTGTACTTGAATTATTACAGGGCGATTTGCTCGATAAAGAGGCCCAGCTTTTGCAGGCTATTTCAGAGAGTGGGGGAGAACTCGACAGGCTCTGTCAGTCTCTAAAAATGGATACTTTTGGTGCCCTTCCGGACGATATTACGATTCTCACTTTAGGCCGCCAGTAA
- a CDS encoding putative DNA-binding domain-containing protein, with product MSSVVDKPETFKSVQRDFAAHLRAPDQVAPPAEIEDRRVAIYRDLIYNNIESFVASGFPVLRSLYSDENWHQMVRDFVHKHTSVSPYFLQISEEFLSYLQNERGEQPQDPPFLLELAHYEWVELALDVSAVELPEGLAIEGDVLQQVPVVSPLVWSLSYRYPVHRLGPDFQPQEPPEVPTFLFVYRDRSDKVNFMEINAVTARLLQLVSAGDYTGLQILEQMAQELPNISRDSLFDFGADLLEKLLNKGVIAGLKA from the coding sequence ATGTCCTCAGTCGTCGATAAGCCCGAGACATTCAAAAGTGTGCAGCGGGACTTTGCTGCCCATTTGCGCGCACCGGATCAAGTTGCGCCGCCGGCAGAAATTGAGGACCGGCGTGTCGCTATTTATCGAGATTTGATTTACAACAATATTGAATCCTTTGTTGCCAGTGGATTCCCGGTATTGCGCAGTCTTTATAGCGACGAAAACTGGCATCAAATGGTACGTGATTTTGTCCACAAACACACATCCGTTAGCCCGTATTTTTTGCAGATCAGTGAAGAGTTTCTCTCATATTTACAGAACGAACGGGGAGAACAACCACAAGATCCTCCGTTCCTGTTGGAGCTTGCCCACTACGAGTGGGTAGAGTTGGCTTTAGATGTCAGTGCTGTGGAATTACCGGAAGGGCTGGCGATAGAGGGGGATGTTTTACAGCAAGTTCCTGTAGTTTCCCCTCTTGTCTGGAGCCTCAGCTACCGCTACCCAGTGCATCGGTTGGGGCCGGATTTTCAGCCCCAAGAGCCGCCGGAGGTACCGACGTTCCTTTTCGTATACCGGGATCGTTCCGACAAAGTGAATTTTATGGAGATCAATGCCGTCACCGCCAGATTGTTGCAGTTGGTCTCTGCGGGCGATTACACCGGCTTACAAATATTGGAACAGATGGCTCAGGAATTACCCAATATTAGTCGTGACTCCTTATTTGATTTTGGTGCCGATTTATTAGAAAAACTACTGAATAAAGGGGTTATTGCCGGTTTAAAGGCTTAG
- a CDS encoding amidase family protein → MKGVFCEHGPRSLTLSDSGPLTGVRLAVKDLFQLKGEKNTAGSPEWFNTHPPANKTALSLQQLLEAGSTFTGFTHLDELAYSMQGSNLHYGSADNPKLPGYFCGGSSMGSAAAVASGTADIGLGTDTGGSVRVPASYCGLFGIRTSHSLIPTEGVFGLAPCFDTVGWFSQTPSLLVDVGKILIPSQHLSANKVTRLVTCPEISQLADTPIQSAIQEFIPTLNNQFPICEIKHLSDIELLGELADVFRILQGRAIANTHGDWLRKYRPVFSEDIATRITMALSITDDEISWANEKRQQWCKLMETLLPDNSSVLLVPTTPTTAIKKGTDSEPSKVQTNRQRLLGLTAIAGLWGTPQCHLPLFSIVENGINTGGKEIEKPSGFSLIMTPRSDFSLLSLVEQLTKPHE, encoded by the coding sequence ATAAAAGGCGTATTTTGCGAGCACGGACCACGCTCTTTAACGTTATCAGATTCCGGACCACTAACAGGCGTACGTTTAGCGGTCAAAGACCTCTTTCAATTGAAAGGGGAGAAAAATACGGCAGGCAGCCCCGAGTGGTTTAATACCCACCCTCCTGCCAATAAAACCGCACTTAGCTTGCAGCAATTACTGGAGGCCGGCTCAACCTTTACTGGGTTTACTCACCTTGATGAACTCGCCTACAGCATGCAGGGGAGTAATTTACACTACGGTTCTGCCGACAACCCTAAACTGCCCGGCTATTTTTGTGGGGGTTCCTCTATGGGATCGGCCGCCGCCGTGGCCTCAGGAACAGCCGATATTGGCTTAGGCACCGACACCGGCGGATCGGTGAGGGTACCTGCAAGCTATTGTGGTTTATTCGGCATTCGAACCAGTCACTCACTTATTCCTACCGAAGGTGTTTTCGGTTTAGCACCCTGCTTTGATACTGTCGGTTGGTTTAGTCAAACTCCTTCATTACTTGTAGACGTCGGCAAAATTCTAATCCCGTCACAGCACTTGTCCGCAAATAAAGTAACCCGCCTGGTTACTTGCCCCGAGATAAGTCAACTGGCAGATACGCCCATTCAATCAGCAATCCAGGAATTTATTCCTACATTAAATAATCAATTTCCTATCTGCGAGATTAAACACCTGTCTGACATTGAATTACTGGGCGAACTGGCGGATGTATTCAGAATTTTGCAGGGCCGCGCCATCGCCAATACTCACGGAGACTGGTTGCGAAAATACCGGCCGGTATTTTCAGAGGACATCGCCACGAGAATTACTATGGCCCTATCAATTACCGACGATGAGATATCCTGGGCCAACGAAAAACGACAACAGTGGTGCAAGTTGATGGAAACATTACTACCGGACAACAGTAGCGTTTTACTAGTACCAACCACCCCCACAACCGCAATTAAGAAAGGGACCGATAGTGAACCCAGCAAAGTACAAACAAATCGCCAGCGACTATTGGGTTTAACCGCTATTGCAGGGCTTTGGGGCACCCCCCAGTGTCATCTGCCGTTGTTTTCTATCGTAGAAAATGGGATTAATACTGGG
- a CDS encoding DUF692 domain-containing protein: MREFSIEGAGFGLRRSMMGENLDTDAVDFLEVAPENWIGVGGRYGRWFKEYTERFPFLLHGLSLSIGAPEPLDMDLVAAIKKFIKQHNIRGYSEHLSYCSDHGHLYDLLPIPFTQEAVMYVAERIRMVQDALEERIAMENVSYYAAPGQEMTELAFLNAVLEEADCDLLLDVNNIYVNSINHRYDALDFLSALPTERIRYVHIAGHYDEAEDLKVDTHGAPVIDPVWELLDRAYDIHGVMPTLLERDFNIPPIPKLLEEVGHIKTIQASHQVEESYVLSRR; the protein is encoded by the coding sequence TTGCGCGAGTTTTCCATAGAAGGTGCTGGGTTTGGATTGCGCCGGTCAATGATGGGTGAAAACCTTGATACAGATGCCGTAGATTTTCTGGAGGTAGCACCTGAGAATTGGATTGGTGTTGGCGGTCGCTATGGGCGCTGGTTTAAGGAATATACAGAGCGTTTTCCTTTTTTACTTCACGGTTTATCTCTCTCGATTGGTGCACCAGAACCATTGGATATGGACTTGGTTGCAGCCATTAAAAAATTTATCAAGCAACACAATATTCGCGGTTACAGTGAGCACTTGAGTTATTGCTCAGATCACGGCCATCTGTACGATTTATTGCCCATTCCCTTTACGCAAGAAGCGGTGATGTATGTTGCCGAGCGAATCCGTATGGTCCAGGACGCACTGGAAGAACGGATTGCAATGGAGAATGTCTCCTACTATGCGGCGCCGGGCCAGGAGATGACTGAACTGGCTTTTTTAAATGCGGTGCTGGAAGAGGCCGATTGTGATTTGCTTCTGGACGTGAACAATATTTATGTAAACTCGATTAACCACCGCTACGATGCGCTGGACTTTCTATCTGCACTACCTACTGAAAGAATTCGCTACGTACATATTGCCGGGCACTATGATGAGGCAGAGGATTTAAAGGTGGACACCCATGGTGCACCGGTTATTGATCCTGTGTGGGAACTACTCGATCGCGCCTACGATATTCACGGTGTGATGCCGACGCTACTTGAGCGGGATTTTAATATTCCGCCGATTCCCAAATTACTCGAAGAAGTAGGACATATTAAAACCATTCAGGCCAGTCACCAGGTGGAAGAGAGTTATGTCCTCAGTCGTCGATAA